One stretch of Amycolatopsis tolypomycina DNA includes these proteins:
- a CDS encoding NAD(P) transhydrogenase subunit alpha produces MVQNLAVLVLAGFVGFAVISKVPNTLHTPLMSGTNAIHGIVLLGGLVVLGLGVDGVFNKILLVIAIAFGTINVVGGFLVTDRMLSMFKAKKPVPGEEDEK; encoded by the coding sequence CTGGTGCAGAACCTGGCGGTGCTGGTGCTGGCCGGGTTCGTCGGCTTCGCCGTCATCTCGAAGGTGCCCAACACCCTGCACACGCCGCTGATGTCGGGCACCAACGCCATCCACGGCATCGTGCTGCTGGGCGGCCTGGTCGTGCTCGGCCTCGGCGTCGACGGCGTGTTCAACAAGATCCTGCTGGTGATCGCGATCGCCTTCGGCACGATCAACGTCGTCGGCGGCTTCCTCGTCACCGATCGGATGCTGTCGATGTTCAAGGCCAAGAAGCCGGTGCCCGGTGAGGAGGACGAGAAGTGA
- a CDS encoding TetR/AcrR family transcriptional regulator, with product MSRIGRPPSTSREQILEAARAILDRDGHEKLTIRRLAAELGVGATTLYHHVRDKDDLLIQLLEHHAERLPRPALPDDPRERILAAATLMHDALAGRPEIAEVLTADDFLGESALWMVDAIVGGALGCGCAPERAVELYRHVWYYTIGEILVRARAGRRAAQDRPRYRDQVFAGLDAARFPNLAAVGDRWPELSARDTYRAGLRAFVDGLLAQESR from the coding sequence GTGTCACGCATCGGGCGGCCGCCCTCGACGTCCCGCGAGCAGATCCTCGAAGCCGCGCGGGCGATCCTCGACCGGGACGGCCATGAAAAGCTGACAATCCGCCGGCTCGCCGCGGAGCTGGGCGTCGGCGCGACGACGCTGTACCACCACGTGCGCGACAAGGACGACCTGCTGATCCAGCTGCTCGAGCACCACGCCGAGCGGCTGCCGCGGCCCGCGCTGCCGGACGATCCGCGGGAGCGCATCCTCGCCGCGGCGACCCTGATGCACGACGCGCTCGCCGGCCGGCCCGAGATCGCGGAGGTGCTCACGGCCGACGACTTCCTCGGCGAGTCGGCGCTGTGGATGGTCGACGCGATCGTCGGGGGCGCGCTGGGCTGCGGGTGCGCGCCCGAGCGGGCCGTCGAGCTGTACCGGCACGTCTGGTACTACACGATCGGCGAAATCCTGGTCCGGGCGCGGGCCGGGCGGCGGGCGGCCCAGGACCGGCCCCGCTACCGCGACCAGGTGTTCGCCGGGCTCGACGCGGCCCGCTTCCCGAACCTCGCCGCCGTCGGCGACCGCTGGCCGGAACTGAGCGCGCGCGACACCTACCGGGCGGGGCTGCGCGCCTTCGTCGACGGGTTGCTGGCTCAGGAATCCAGGTAA
- a CDS encoding fatty acid desaturase family protein, protein MTGLQDRLTPEQVEEFGRELDALRQRIVDDLGQEDVDYIHRIIRTQRGLEVAGRALLFAGFFPPAWLAGVGALSLAKILDNMEIGHNVMHGQYDWTRDPALSSQRFEWDTVAPAENWRHSHNYIHHTYTNIVDKDRDVGYGILRMDTAQKWHPYYLGNPVYATLLAIFFQWGVMLHDLEVENVVKGSRSWADNVPILRKIVRKASRQIGKDYVLFPLLTGPLAPLTFVGNATANLTRNLWAFAIIFCGHFPADVESFTEEETASESRGQWYLRQILGSANITGGPLFHILSGNLSHQIEHHLFPDIPARRYPQIAGEVREICEKYGLPYHTGPLRRQLWSVAKKIVKLALPTPRSPATVEPDRQLRAA, encoded by the coding sequence ATGACCGGTCTGCAGGACCGCCTGACCCCGGAACAGGTCGAGGAGTTCGGCCGCGAGCTCGACGCGCTGCGGCAGCGGATCGTCGACGACCTGGGCCAGGAGGACGTCGACTACATCCACCGGATCATCCGGACGCAGCGCGGCCTGGAGGTCGCCGGGCGGGCACTGCTGTTCGCCGGGTTCTTCCCGCCGGCGTGGCTGGCCGGCGTCGGCGCGCTGTCGCTGGCCAAGATCCTCGACAACATGGAGATCGGCCACAACGTCATGCACGGCCAGTACGACTGGACGCGCGACCCGGCGCTGAGCTCGCAGCGGTTCGAGTGGGACACGGTGGCGCCGGCGGAGAACTGGCGGCACTCGCACAACTACATCCACCACACGTACACGAACATCGTCGACAAGGACCGCGACGTCGGCTACGGGATCCTGCGGATGGACACCGCCCAGAAGTGGCACCCGTACTACCTCGGCAACCCGGTGTACGCGACGCTGCTGGCGATCTTCTTCCAGTGGGGCGTGATGCTGCACGACCTCGAGGTCGAAAACGTCGTCAAGGGCTCGCGGTCCTGGGCCGACAACGTGCCGATCCTGCGGAAGATCGTGCGGAAGGCGTCGCGGCAGATCGGCAAGGACTACGTCCTGTTCCCGCTCCTGACCGGCCCGCTGGCCCCGCTGACGTTCGTCGGCAACGCGACGGCGAACCTGACCCGCAACCTGTGGGCGTTCGCGATCATCTTCTGCGGCCACTTCCCGGCGGACGTCGAAAGTTTCACCGAAGAGGAAACCGCGTCGGAATCGCGCGGCCAGTGGTACCTGCGCCAGATCCTGGGTTCGGCGAACATCACGGGCGGCCCGCTCTTCCACATCCTGAGCGGCAACCTGTCCCACCAGATCGAGCACCACCTGTTCCCGGACATCCCGGCGCGCCGGTACCCGCAGATCGCCGGCGAGGTGCGCGAGATCTGCGAGAAGTACGGGCTGCCGTACCACACGGGACCGCTGCGCAGGCAGCTCTGGTCGGTGGCGAAGAAGATCGTGAAGCTGGCCCTGCCCACCCCGCGGTCCCCGGCTACCGTGGAACCCGACCGGCAGCTCCGAGCAGCGTGA
- a CDS encoding secondary thiamine-phosphate synthase enzyme YjbQ yields MYSTEIEVRTGSEAVVHDLTHEAEAFLRDADATDGLLHVWVPHATAGLAILETGAGSDEDLLTALDELLPRDGRWRHRHGSPGHGRDHVLPALVPPYATVPVLGGVLALGTWQSICLVDTNLDNPVRKVRFSLLAG; encoded by the coding sequence ATGTACTCCACCGAGATCGAGGTCCGCACCGGCTCCGAAGCCGTCGTCCACGACCTCACCCACGAAGCCGAAGCCTTCCTGCGCGACGCCGACGCCACCGACGGGCTGCTGCATGTCTGGGTCCCGCACGCCACGGCCGGGCTGGCCATCCTGGAGACCGGCGCCGGCAGCGACGAGGACCTGCTGACCGCGCTCGACGAGCTGCTCCCCCGCGACGGCCGCTGGCGGCACCGGCACGGGAGCCCGGGTCACGGCCGTGACCACGTGCTCCCGGCGCTGGTGCCGCCCTACGCGACGGTCCCGGTGCTCGGCGGCGTCCTCGCGCTGGGCACCTGGCAGTCGATCTGCCTAGTGGACACCAACCTCGACAACCCCGTCCGCAAGGTGCGCTTCAGCCTCCTGGCGGGCTGA
- a CDS encoding ABC transporter permease — protein sequence MTRPAGALALVAALAGALVAVVLGFLTFGAQATVAPDGVPVAVAAPPEIAQRIAAHGGGQLAWTVATPAEARQLLEDKKVYGVLELAPGPAATVVTSGAVNPAGTQVAQQALTGAATALAGPPKQEVLHPAGLAGRVAPLAASALAWIGALVASLALTQLAKRTHRTIGAGARFLQVVGAGVLITAVVAGFFALWDSSLPLTADVLGFVFLAATAFAALQAGLLRLLGLRAMAVLAPLYLVAPAVAGQVPELLNPAYRALLWSWTPFRFSTEGLRSLLQGVPGAPDVTTALWVLGALLAAGLLVTLWPARSARQEAEAHLADGVVEVGVH from the coding sequence ATGACCCGTCCCGCAGGGGCCCTCGCCCTGGTCGCCGCCCTGGCCGGCGCCCTGGTGGCGGTGGTGCTCGGATTCCTCACCTTCGGCGCGCAGGCCACCGTTGCGCCGGACGGCGTCCCGGTCGCCGTCGCCGCGCCGCCGGAGATCGCGCAGCGCATCGCCGCCCACGGCGGCGGCCAGCTCGCCTGGACCGTGGCGACCCCGGCCGAAGCGCGGCAGCTGCTGGAAGACAAGAAGGTCTACGGCGTGCTCGAGCTCGCGCCGGGACCGGCCGCGACGGTGGTGACGTCGGGGGCGGTCAACCCGGCGGGCACCCAGGTCGCGCAGCAGGCGCTGACCGGCGCGGCGACCGCACTGGCCGGCCCGCCGAAGCAGGAGGTCCTGCACCCGGCGGGGCTCGCGGGCCGCGTCGCCCCGCTGGCCGCGAGTGCGCTAGCCTGGATCGGCGCGCTCGTCGCGAGCCTTGCCCTGACCCAGCTCGCGAAGCGGACGCACCGCACGATCGGCGCCGGCGCCCGGTTCCTGCAGGTCGTCGGCGCCGGCGTGCTGATCACGGCGGTCGTGGCCGGGTTCTTCGCGCTGTGGGACTCGTCGCTGCCGCTGACCGCGGACGTCCTCGGCTTCGTCTTCCTCGCCGCGACGGCGTTCGCGGCACTGCAGGCCGGGCTGCTGCGCCTGCTGGGCCTGCGTGCGATGGCCGTTCTCGCGCCGCTGTACCTGGTCGCGCCCGCGGTGGCCGGGCAGGTGCCGGAGCTGCTGAACCCGGCCTACCGCGCGCTGCTGTGGTCGTGGACGCCGTTCCGGTTCTCGACCGAAGGCCTGCGCAGCCTGCTGCAGGGCGTGCCCGGCGCACCCGACGTGACGACCGCGCTGTGGGTGCTCGGCGCGCTGCTGGCCGCCGGTCTGCTGGTGACGCTGTGGCCGGCCCGGTCAGCCCGCCAGGAGGCTGAAGCGCACCTTGCGGACGGGGTTGTCGAGGTTGGTGTCCACTAG
- a CDS encoding TetR family transcriptional regulator, translating into MSNAVDSRTLDPVSEPLTPVSRQERKMRTRQALLDTALELLADRPFATLSLREVAKGAGLVPTAFYRHFASMEDLGVALVEEATRTLRGMIRSARTDPATYQGMISASVTTLHRFVRANEDHFRFLTRERYAGGSLAQAIAAELRLFSGDLAIDLARFPTLREWSTEDLHMLADLIVSAMLTTIVELLEARPGDDAKITGTAEKRLRLVLLGVPHWKSS; encoded by the coding sequence GTGAGCAACGCGGTGGACAGCCGTACGCTGGACCCTGTGTCCGAACCCCTGACGCCGGTGAGCCGCCAAGAACGCAAAATGCGCACCCGCCAGGCGCTGCTGGACACCGCACTGGAGCTGCTGGCCGACCGCCCGTTCGCCACGCTTTCCCTGCGCGAGGTCGCGAAAGGCGCCGGCCTCGTCCCGACGGCCTTCTACCGGCACTTCGCCTCGATGGAGGACCTCGGCGTCGCGCTCGTCGAGGAGGCGACGCGCACGCTGCGCGGGATGATCCGCTCCGCCCGCACGGATCCGGCCACCTACCAGGGGATGATCAGCGCGTCGGTGACGACGCTGCACCGGTTCGTCCGGGCGAACGAGGACCATTTCCGGTTCCTGACCCGCGAGCGGTACGCCGGCGGATCGCTCGCCCAGGCGATCGCCGCCGAACTGCGGCTGTTCTCCGGCGACCTCGCGATCGACCTCGCCCGGTTCCCGACGCTGCGCGAGTGGAGCACCGAAGACCTGCACATGCTGGCCGACTTGATCGTTTCCGCAATGCTGACGACCATTGTCGAACTGCTGGAAGCCCGCCCGGGTGACGACGCGAAAATCACCGGAACGGCGGAAAAACGGCTGCGTCTGGTCCTGCTCGGCGTCCCGCACTGGAAATCGAGCTGA
- a CDS encoding MFS transporter codes for MKRPVLLVCLAVFGLMAGQQLLNPILPPLAREFGFSEFALGSVWAVGGAGVVLASPFWGRRTARWGHRPVLLVSLFGATASLLAFAFVAQLGLAQALAVPVLFTAVLLTRGVLFGLAWAATPVTAQSYIADVTDGPAERVRGMAVFGAAQGLALAAGPALGGLLSLTGNLLVPVYAAPVVLAGIAVVITFALPKPPKREIRTATVKVSPFDRRLWPFLTLGFGLYLALAIVLMTIGFLVQDRLHLSGQDTGRVTSLVMLAGAGMIILVQVAAVPRLNWPPMRLVRVGAVVMTGGMLVVAAGADGVLLGAGVGVLGAGMGFATPGFMSAPTLLATREEQSAVAGLMGSSSALAFMAGPLLGTGLYEIAPVVPYLAGAVLLAALTAFAFTTTGEPAKEPVAP; via the coding sequence GTGAAACGACCGGTCCTTCTGGTCTGCCTGGCCGTGTTCGGCCTGATGGCGGGTCAGCAGCTGCTCAACCCGATCCTGCCGCCGCTGGCCCGCGAGTTCGGCTTCAGCGAGTTCGCGCTGGGTTCCGTCTGGGCCGTCGGTGGTGCGGGTGTCGTGCTGGCGAGCCCGTTCTGGGGGCGCCGGACCGCGCGCTGGGGGCACCGGCCGGTGCTGCTGGTCTCGCTGTTCGGCGCCACGGCGAGCCTGCTCGCGTTCGCCTTCGTCGCCCAGCTCGGCCTGGCGCAGGCACTCGCCGTGCCGGTGCTGTTCACAGCGGTGCTGCTCACCCGCGGCGTGCTGTTCGGCCTCGCCTGGGCGGCGACCCCGGTGACCGCCCAGTCCTACATCGCCGACGTCACCGACGGCCCGGCCGAGCGGGTGCGGGGCATGGCGGTGTTCGGCGCGGCGCAGGGCCTCGCGCTCGCCGCCGGCCCCGCGCTCGGCGGGCTGCTGAGCCTCACCGGGAACCTGCTCGTCCCGGTCTACGCGGCCCCGGTGGTCCTCGCCGGGATCGCGGTCGTGATCACGTTCGCGCTGCCGAAGCCGCCGAAGCGCGAGATCCGGACGGCGACGGTGAAGGTCAGCCCGTTCGACAGGCGCCTGTGGCCGTTCCTGACCCTCGGCTTCGGCCTGTACCTCGCGCTGGCGATCGTCCTGATGACCATCGGCTTCCTGGTGCAGGACCGGCTGCACCTGAGCGGCCAGGACACCGGCCGCGTCACCAGCCTGGTCATGCTGGCCGGCGCCGGAATGATCATCCTCGTCCAGGTGGCCGCCGTGCCGCGGCTGAACTGGCCGCCGATGCGGCTGGTCCGGGTGGGCGCGGTCGTCATGACCGGCGGGATGCTCGTGGTGGCCGCCGGTGCCGACGGCGTCCTGCTCGGCGCCGGGGTGGGCGTGCTCGGCGCGGGCATGGGGTTCGCGACGCCGGGGTTCATGTCCGCGCCGACGCTGCTCGCCACCCGCGAGGAACAAAGCGCCGTCGCCGGGCTCATGGGGTCGAGCAGCGCGCTGGCGTTCATGGCCGGGCCGCTGCTGGGGACCGGTCTGTACGAGATCGCCCCCGTGGTCCCCTACCTCGCCGGCGCGGTGCTCCTCGCGGCGCTGACCGCGTTCGCGTTCACCACCACCGGCGAACCCGCGAAGGAGCCGGTGGCTCCCTAG
- a CDS encoding Re/Si-specific NAD(P)(+) transhydrogenase subunit alpha produces the protein MTDSEQSQQLTVGVVAESRPGERRVAMVPKLVGRLAQRGLRVVVEPGAGSGAHLSDDAYTQAGAELGDAWGAPIVVKVNPPSPEEVAKLSRGAVLVGFLDPRGNPEGLAKLEEAGLRAFAMEAVPRISRAQAMDALSSQASIGGYRAVLLAAQKLPRFFPMLTTAAGTVPPAKVLVLGAGVAGLQALATAKRLGAQTTGYDVRPEVGEQVKSLGAQFLDLGIEAVGEGGYARELTVEEREEQQRRLTEAITKFDVVITTALVPGRKAPTLVTADAVKGMPAGSVVVDLAGETGGNCELTKPGEDVVEHDVTISSPLNLPAEMPSHASELYARNVTELLELLVTKEGELKLDFEDEIVAGACVAGREGSAS, from the coding sequence GTGACGGACAGCGAACAGAGTCAGCAGCTCACCGTGGGTGTGGTGGCCGAATCACGCCCCGGGGAGCGGCGGGTGGCCATGGTGCCCAAGCTCGTCGGGCGGCTCGCGCAGCGCGGGCTGCGCGTGGTCGTCGAGCCGGGCGCCGGATCCGGTGCGCACCTGAGTGACGACGCGTACACCCAAGCCGGCGCCGAACTCGGCGACGCGTGGGGCGCCCCGATCGTCGTGAAGGTCAACCCGCCGTCGCCGGAGGAAGTCGCGAAACTGAGCCGGGGCGCCGTGCTCGTCGGTTTCCTCGATCCGCGCGGCAACCCGGAAGGGCTCGCGAAGCTCGAAGAAGCGGGGTTGCGCGCCTTCGCGATGGAGGCGGTCCCGCGCATTTCCCGGGCGCAGGCGATGGACGCGCTGTCGTCACAGGCCAGCATCGGCGGCTACCGCGCGGTGCTGCTCGCGGCGCAGAAGCTCCCGCGGTTCTTCCCGATGCTCACCACCGCGGCCGGCACCGTCCCGCCGGCCAAGGTGCTCGTGCTCGGCGCCGGCGTCGCCGGCCTGCAGGCGCTCGCCACGGCGAAGCGGCTCGGCGCCCAGACCACCGGCTACGACGTGCGGCCCGAGGTCGGCGAGCAGGTCAAGTCGCTGGGCGCGCAGTTCCTCGACCTCGGCATCGAGGCGGTCGGCGAAGGCGGGTACGCCCGCGAGCTGACGGTCGAAGAGCGCGAGGAACAGCAGCGGCGGCTCACCGAAGCCATCACGAAGTTCGACGTCGTGATCACCACCGCGCTCGTCCCGGGCCGCAAGGCGCCGACGCTGGTCACCGCGGACGCCGTCAAGGGCATGCCCGCCGGGTCGGTCGTCGTCGACCTCGCCGGCGAGACCGGCGGCAACTGCGAGCTGACCAAGCCGGGGGAGGACGTCGTCGAGCACGACGTCACGATCTCGTCCCCGCTCAACCTGCCCGCCGAAATGCCCTCGCACGCCAGCGAGCTCTACGCCCGCAACGTCACCGAGCTCTTGGAGCTGCTGGTGACGAAGGAGGGCGAGCTGAAGCTGGACTTCGAGGACGAGATCGTCGCCGGTGCCTGCGTGGCCGGGCGCGAAGGGAGCGCGTCGTGA
- a CDS encoding response regulator transcription factor: protein MRIVIAEDSTILRQGLAELLTFRGHDVVAAVKDADALRAAVEDHTPDVSIVDIRMPPTHTDEGLRAAIALRRELPGCAILLFSQYVETKYAAQLLADRAGGVGYLLKDRVAEVSDFLDALRRVSDGETVLDPEVVSQLFSATRRTDALGGLTPREREVLGLMAEGRSNSAIATKLFLSPGSVEKYVTSIFGKLGLSPSDGDNRRVLAVLRYLDS, encoded by the coding sequence ATGCGGATCGTCATCGCGGAGGACTCCACCATCCTGCGCCAGGGGCTCGCCGAGCTGCTGACCTTCCGCGGCCACGACGTCGTCGCCGCGGTGAAGGACGCCGACGCCCTGCGCGCCGCCGTCGAAGACCACACCCCCGACGTGTCCATTGTGGACATCCGGATGCCGCCGACGCACACCGACGAGGGCCTGCGGGCGGCGATCGCGCTGCGCCGCGAGCTCCCGGGCTGCGCGATCCTGCTGTTCTCCCAGTACGTCGAGACCAAGTACGCGGCCCAGCTCCTGGCCGACCGCGCGGGCGGCGTCGGGTACCTGCTCAAAGACCGCGTCGCCGAGGTTTCGGACTTCCTCGACGCGCTGCGCCGGGTTTCCGACGGCGAGACGGTCCTCGACCCCGAGGTCGTCAGCCAGCTGTTCTCGGCGACGCGCCGGACAGACGCGCTCGGCGGCCTCACCCCACGCGAACGCGAGGTGCTCGGCCTGATGGCGGAAGGCCGGTCGAACTCCGCGATCGCGACGAAGCTGTTCCTCTCCCCCGGCTCGGTGGAGAAGTACGTGACGTCGATCTTCGGCAAGCTCGGCCTGTCACCGTCCGACGGGGACAACCGCCGGGTGCTCGCGGTGCTGCGTTACCTGGATTCCTGA
- a CDS encoding sensor histidine kinase, producing the protein MTSIDPPHPLRRVFGPLASRDFRAEYLWLWLAAPLTVFSLLTFLVLLALGLWLTPVLLGFLVLAGAIFYVRGLGTAHRKLARALLGVSVPAPRRPELKPGLWSWVKARVGDPAGWRAVGYLLLRLPLTLAGLFTVFAATVFSFAATPYSFLWYPLGERQLPAFDIRADTWAGALAWSASGLLVLLALPWVTHAFVALDRLLVVGLLGERELSERVRDLEASRATAVEDAALRLRRIERDLHDGAQAQLVALAMKLGLAKDELADVDLPQVKDLVTAAHTNAKQALTELRDLARGIHPAALDAGLDVALATLVATSGIDAHVMVHLPRRPPPSLETIVYFSAAELLTNAAKHGGTTLVEVTETQDVLRLRVRDNGPGGARIVPGGGLAGVAERLRTVDGELTVTSPPGGPTEVSARVPLPR; encoded by the coding sequence GTGACCAGCATCGACCCACCCCACCCGCTGCGCCGGGTCTTCGGCCCGCTCGCCTCGCGGGACTTCCGGGCCGAATACCTCTGGCTGTGGCTCGCCGCCCCGCTCACCGTCTTCTCGCTCCTCACGTTCCTCGTCCTCCTCGCGCTCGGCCTCTGGCTCACCCCCGTCCTGCTCGGCTTCCTCGTCCTCGCCGGCGCGATCTTCTACGTCCGCGGCCTCGGCACCGCCCACCGCAAGCTCGCGAGAGCGCTGCTCGGCGTCAGCGTCCCCGCCCCGCGCCGTCCCGAGCTCAAACCTGGGCTGTGGAGCTGGGTGAAAGCCCGCGTCGGCGATCCCGCGGGCTGGCGCGCCGTCGGCTACCTGCTGCTGCGGCTGCCGCTGACCCTCGCCGGGCTCTTCACCGTCTTCGCCGCGACCGTCTTCAGCTTCGCCGCCACCCCTTACTCCTTCCTGTGGTACCCGCTCGGTGAACGGCAGCTGCCCGCCTTCGACATCCGCGCCGACACCTGGGCAGGCGCGCTCGCCTGGTCGGCGTCCGGGCTGCTGGTGCTGCTCGCGCTGCCGTGGGTGACGCACGCCTTCGTCGCGCTCGACAGGCTGCTCGTCGTCGGGTTGCTCGGCGAACGCGAGCTGTCCGAACGCGTCCGCGACCTGGAGGCGAGCCGCGCGACGGCGGTCGAGGACGCCGCCCTGCGGCTGCGGCGCATCGAACGCGACCTCCACGACGGCGCGCAGGCCCAGCTCGTCGCGCTGGCGATGAAGCTCGGCCTGGCCAAGGACGAGCTGGCCGACGTCGACCTCCCGCAGGTCAAGGACCTCGTCACCGCGGCGCACACCAACGCCAAGCAGGCGCTGACCGAGCTGCGCGACCTCGCCCGCGGCATCCACCCGGCCGCGCTGGACGCGGGCCTCGACGTCGCACTCGCCACGCTGGTCGCGACGTCCGGGATCGACGCCCATGTCATGGTCCACCTGCCGCGCCGCCCGCCGCCGTCGCTGGAGACCATCGTCTACTTCAGCGCCGCCGAGCTGCTCACGAACGCCGCCAAGCACGGCGGGACGACGCTGGTCGAAGTCACCGAGACCCAGGACGTCCTGCGGCTGCGGGTGCGCGACAACGGCCCCGGCGGCGCCCGGATCGTGCCGGGCGGCGGGCTGGCCGGCGTCGCCGAGCGGCTGCGGACGGTCGACGGCGAGCTGACCGTCACCAGCCCGCCGGGCGGTCCGACCGAAGTGTCCGCGCGGGTGCCGCTGCCCCGCTAA
- a CDS encoding ferredoxin reductase, whose amino-acid sequence MTALIPRRVRGLASLAEALLTPHGMDRYLELVDPMLVRREIRGLVTAVRKQTPDSVTLTVRPSRAWPGFTAGQYVRLQVEIDGVRRTRCYSPCGSQYDGELEFTVKEQGLVSGHLNRSIGVGSVVNLSTPDGGFTLPATRPDRVLLISGGSGVTPVLAMARTLVDEGHPGEIVFLHYSNGPADALYRTELAELAARHPGLRVVQAYTHSKGGDLTGFFSAEHVEPRFRDAETFVCGPKPLMDAVRAELGERVHTEEFTPPALTFDTADAEGRVRFRRSGRECANSGKPLLEQAEEAGLAPEHGCRMGICFSCTQLKTAGRVRNARTGEVSGEEDEEIQLCISVPVGDVEIDA is encoded by the coding sequence ATGACGGCGCTCATCCCCCGGCGGGTGCGCGGCCTCGCCTCGCTGGCCGAGGCGCTGCTGACGCCGCACGGGATGGACCGGTACCTGGAGCTCGTCGACCCGATGCTGGTCCGCCGCGAGATCCGCGGGCTGGTCACGGCGGTGCGCAAGCAGACGCCGGACAGCGTCACCCTCACCGTGCGGCCGAGCCGCGCGTGGCCGGGTTTCACCGCCGGCCAGTACGTCCGGCTGCAGGTGGAGATCGACGGCGTCCGCCGCACGCGCTGCTATTCGCCGTGCGGTTCGCAGTACGACGGCGAACTGGAGTTCACCGTCAAGGAGCAGGGCCTGGTCTCCGGGCACCTGAACCGTTCGATCGGCGTCGGCTCGGTCGTCAATCTGTCCACTCCGGACGGCGGGTTCACGCTGCCCGCCACCCGGCCGGACCGCGTGCTGCTGATCAGCGGCGGCAGCGGTGTCACGCCGGTGCTCGCGATGGCGCGCACCCTGGTCGACGAGGGCCACCCCGGCGAGATCGTGTTCCTGCACTACTCGAACGGCCCGGCCGACGCGCTGTACCGCACCGAACTGGCCGAGCTCGCCGCCCGGCACCCCGGGCTGCGGGTCGTGCAGGCCTACACCCACTCGAAGGGCGGCGACCTGACCGGGTTCTTCTCGGCCGAGCACGTCGAGCCGCGGTTCCGCGACGCGGAGACGTTCGTCTGCGGCCCGAAGCCGCTCATGGACGCCGTGCGCGCGGAGTTGGGTGAACGTGTGCACACCGAAGAGTTCACGCCGCCGGCGTTGACCTTCGACACGGCGGACGCGGAAGGCCGGGTGCGGTTCCGCCGCAGCGGCCGCGAGTGCGCCAACTCGGGGAAGCCGTTGCTGGAGCAGGCGGAGGAAGCCGGGCTGGCCCCGGAACACGGCTGCCGGATGGGCATCTGCTTCTCCTGCACCCAGCTGAAGACCGCCGGGCGCGTCCGCAACGCGCGCACCGGCGAGGTTTCCGGCGAAGAAGACGAAGAAATCCAGCTCTGCATCTCCGTCCCGGTCGGGGACGTCGAGATCGACGCTTAG